CACTGCAAGTGGAAGAGAGTTCTCTGCCATCGACAGTGTTGGCAAATGGAGGAAAAATCCCCTTCAGTATGCCGGAAGCGTTTTTAGATGATGGAGATATGGTCCTTGGAGATGAAATAGATGACCTCCTTGAttctgcacctgaaactaatgaaaCTGTTATGGTAAATTTCAGTGTGATTACTTTCTTCTGaaggcaggctttttttttttttttttaatcttagtagTATAACCTGCTAGATATTTTTAGTATTGACTATAGAGTAAGCTTTGGGTTTCTTGGAAATTACTTTTGTTGTTTTCCAGTGGTAACTGGCTAATTTggtcatttctttaaataaaaaagggaagcaTGCTAGGAATCACATATTATGGAAACGGTAAATTTAACTTTCTGACAAAGAATAGGCATTTGACATGTAAGGCAAAATGAATTCATGGATTAAGGACTTCTCATTCCTTAAGGATAATTCTCCTGTAACCATGTATCATAAAGCAAGTGTCAGCAGACTTTGGTCCACAGGCCTGATCTGGCCCGCTGCCTGTTTTATATGGCCCACGGAATAAGAATGGCTTTTAGATTTTTACatggttgaaagaaaaaataataatatctgaagacccttgaaaatatttcatgacacTGTAGTAACAGAGTTGACTAGTTGTAACAGAGACTATGTAGTCCACAAAGCCTACAATATTAATATCCAGCCCTTTATAGAAAAGTTCACTGACTCCTGCCATGAAGTATATTAAAATAGTGGCAGCAGTAGGATGATGATGGGGGGGTGAAACTCAGAGCTGGTTTCCAGGGTGGGTGAAACCAGCGATGTCCCTGTGGAGCTGACAGAGAGGAGATGTAAAAGGCAGACAGATGAGGGGTTGGTTCCTACCACTTTGATCTTGGGCAGGTTATTTCACCTTTCAgtccctctgttttctcatctgtaccgTGGCAGCCCTAGTAGGATACATCTCAGAGGGTTAGGAGGATTAAATAGATGGTATATGATTTATCATAGTATAAGGCACATGGAAGCTCTCCAAAAATCCTCGCtctgtgggggaggggcaaggtagTGTTCCATTTGTTCTTGTGAGGTGTACATTCACATCTCCAGAAAGATGGTCCCCACTTTTCCAGGCTGCTCCAGCTCCCTTCTCTTCAGCACCCTTCCTTCCACTCCAGCCCCACACACATCCTCACAGTTCCTCTTTGATGAAGCCAGCTCTCACGTAGGGAATCCTATGGAAGTTTTGAAAATGAACCATGAACGTCTTATTTGGATTACAGCAATATTAGACATCACATAtccatcctttttaaaaagtaggcttGAGAAGAAATCAGCTCTGTAGCTTGGATTCTGCCACTGAGTCTTGATATTGATTTCAACTTTGTTATGTAACAAAATCACCCAGTgaagtaatttgtttttatatgcTGATATTAAAAGCAGTTTGGCCCGCTTGGAACTGAGTTTCATGGACTTTAATCCGGTCTTGTTTCCTCTCCAGCCATCAGCCTTAGTCAGAGGCCCCCTCCCAACAGCCAGCGTCGCTCCGAGCATCCCCTTCTCAGCGTCTCTTTTGGGCGCCTTGCCCATCGGTGCGAGGTACGCGCCTGCACCCTCCTTCTCGGAGCTGTATCCGCCTTTGACTTCATCCTTAGAAGATTTCTGTTCTTCTCTAAATTCATTTTCAATGAGCGAATCCAAACGAGGTAAGACTCCAGCCACTTATATAAACAGTtacagttcattttttaaaaaagacaatttgGTTTGACTGTTAACTAACTCCAGATAGTTGgtacttgaattatttttattgtagctGAAAATACATTGTAGTTCTAAAATCTAAACCCTCCTGTTTTAAATTCACCTGGACTTAACTGTGCCATTGTGGAGATCAAGAATCAAAGCCCTGAGAGTAGGAATGTATGTGGCACTGGTTTTTTTATAGGATAGTTTGTTAAGCTGGGTGTCTATTGTTTTGGGGGGGGAAATGACTTTTAATGTGTTCTCTAAAAAAGGGATACCCCATCTAAAGGGTCTTGAAGACAGGTTATCCTTTTAAATTCTGAACTAGGCCAATACTTAGTTAAGACTAATTTAAAATCAGTGTTTAAAATGATAATAGgtccatctattttattttaggctTCATCCATTGAGCTCAGCAAAGTATGCCTGGTGCCTTAGTTTTGCAAGGGATTGCTGAGGTTTTGGCCTGACTCCTGTTTCTGTAATCCTAGGCTTAATATATACtttaaacaataacaataaaaaatcttCATATTTTTGTGAGGCTTTGTTATGGTTAAAgggataaaaatcaaaataattgatTTAAAGATTGACAACTGAAGAAACTAAAATTTGTGGGACACAGAAGGGCAGAGAGAAGGTAACTGAGTGGtagactaagaaaaagaaagtaattgaactttattgattttcttaatGTTATGATGAATTCCTGCTTCATATTTTCAAAAGGAGAGGctcctttcccattttgaatacgaattattttcttagtctttttAACAGTCCCACTTGGTAGGCCCTGCCTTAGCTTATGTCTCTGAAAATCACTTTTTATCTAAATTTGTTTGTCTAAGGGTTATTTATGCCCTTGGTTTCTAGAGGAGAGGAAAGACTCCATAGCCCTCTTTGGTGTCAGTCATGAGCAAGAAACCTTCTTGGAATTGGGATGGGAAAATAACGTGGGAAGCCACAGTTAGCTACTAAGCCCTGATGTTCTTATTACATGATTAGAATGAAAAGGTCTGTTgaagtttttttattattttagatctGTCCACCTCAACTTCTAGAGAGGGAACACCGCTTAACAACAGTAATTCTTCCCTTTTACTTGTAAGTGCCACTTCCTCTTTTGTAAATACGTCGCTTAAATTGCAAATAGGTCTTTTACTTAAGTAACTGAGTTATTTGAATGAACGTGACCAATCTCCCTGAAGTTCTGTGTGTGCTGTGGGAAAGAGTGCTAAAATAAGACTCTTCTGGAACATCCAGTAATAAATGCTTTGTGTTTAAGGCTGGATCTGTCATAGCAAATTAATCACAATCGTAGGCAGTGTAAGAGGCTTTAGCACAGCTTGAACGACAAGGAAATACAAAATCAGGGCGTGAAAAACGTGTTGGCTGATGAAGCAGAACAACTACCCGTCACTTATAACAACTCATGGAGCATCcaaaaaagtgggggaggggcctAGAGACccaaaagagaggaaaatgtaGAAGGAAATGGTTTTTAAATAGAAACGCAGTAAGGACAGAATAGTCCCAACTTCAGTCTGTGCAGAATGTCTTATTTTTCAGAtgcatctgtttccttctttagtgATAGTGCAATATTTGttggctgttttttgttttttttgttttttgttttttgttttcttaattcttctTGCAGATGAATGGACCAGGCAGTTTGTTTGCTTCTGAGAGTTTCCTGGGAATGTCAAGTCACCCTAGGAATGACTTCGGAAACTTTTTTGGAAGTGCAGTAACTAAACCACCTTCTTCAGTGACCCCAAGACATCCCCTTGAAGGAACCCATGAACTGAGACAAGCTTGCCAGATCTGTTTCGTAAAATCAGGTCAGGACCAAACAAAGGAGCAGACAGGATTAAAGCAGTCAGTAACCTGAGAGTTCTTAGGAATTTGTAGATACCTGTGGAAACACCAGCCCTTATGATTCTTCAATCTCTGAGTTCTTTCTAAAGAAGCAGCAGTTATTGATTAGGGACCTTTGGAGTCTAATAGGATAGGCCGCTGCTCTCCtttgataaaattttatgtatagaaTCATATGGAGTAGAATATTTACCTGACCATAATGTTTGTGAAAATTAAAGTACTTTCTGTTGGATTATTTCATATCTTTACCCCTAAGTCACGTGATACGAACACAATTTATTCTAAACCCGACCcaagttaattttctttcttagttgCTTTTTTAAATGGTTCTTTACCTTTAAAAGCCATCAAAACTCCTATGCTAATAGTTAAATAAGGGTTATGTTTTGGGAAGACTGGTGTTTTGTCCTGATCTTTGTTTTGTCTGACAAACAGCACGAAAGGCAAAAGTTACTTCCATAGCTTGTTTACATTTGGGGGTTATGAAGATGGGATTTTTAAATGGGCATTTAATAATCATAATCCATCTGCTCACATCTGCTTATAAATGTGCCTGTAAAATGAAATGATACTTTTTGTGCATATGAGCAATCCTTTTTACATCTTTTTCAGGCCCTAAGTTAATGGATTTCACTTACCATGCTAATATAGATCATAAATgtaagaaagatattttaattgGTAGGATAAAGAATGTTGAAGATAAATCATGGAAAAAAATACGTCCaagaccaacaaaaacaaattacGAAGGACCTTATTACATATGTAAAGGTATATGCTATAATTACTTAATTGGCGTACATCGCCTAAGCGGGAAATGATTTGCTACATTTGTTATAATGGTTCCAGTAttactgtaattaaaaatgttttagataGTTAACAGAAAGTTCCTTGGATTGAGACATTAgtattttttatatcattttcacCTTTGTTTTTAACTTGCTGTCTTGTGGGTGTTTTATAGTTATTTATGGAAATGGGGATTTCCCCAGGTTTTAAACAGAAAACTGTCTCAAACTTTGGGTTGTCTGACATGGTCTTAGTTCAGAACACTGAACTAAGGCTTTGAAAATGTTGCTCTTTTAAGTTGTTTTTGAGAGaacttagtattttcatttttatcagacCACTTCACCTGAACGAGCTTTGAATGTACCTAAATGACTTTTGAAACTTAGGTGGCGTACATCCGGGtatcaaggcttttttttttccctgtctgaaataaaaataatttagaattgtGTTGCtggttttttggtttcttttttaagagtTAATACCATCCCTACATTGTAATATGCGTATCATGGTTTGAAGCTATCCATGAATTGTTATAAAAATTCAAGTGATGCCCTAAGcgtgttgtttttaaaaaaaaaaaaaaaaacttttctgatattttgttgttgttgttataaattcattcatttatttatttatttttggctgcattgggtctttgttgctgcgtgtgggccttctctagttgcggcgagcgggggctactctttgttgaggtgcgcgggcttctctcattgcgataactcctcttgttgcagaacacgggctctaggtgcgcgggcttcagtagttgtggcacgtgggcttcagtagttgtggctcgtgggctctagagcgcaggcttagtagttgtggcacacgggcttagttgctctgcggcatgtgggatcttcccggaccagggatggaaactgtgtcccctgcgttggcaggcggattcttgctttttgttttttggggtttttttgtggtacgcgggcctctcactgttgtggcctctcccattggggagcacaggctccggacgcacaggctcaacggccatggctcacgggcccagccactccgtggcatgtgggatcttcccggaccggggcacgatcccgcgtcccctgcatcggcaggcggactctcaaccactgcgccaccagggaagccctggcaggcggattcttaaccactgctctaccagggaagtctccctaaGCGTGTTTAATATTCATTGGCTTTGAAAAAACAACGGTCtgcattttaaatgtcttttaattcCCTGTCTTTCTAGATGTTGCTGCCGAGGAGGAATGTAGATATTTGGGCCACTGCACATTCGCTTATTGCCAGGAAGAGATAGATGTCTGGACGCTAGAGCGAAAGGGAGCATTCAGCAGGGAGGCTTTCTTTGGTGGCAACGGAAAGATCAACCTTAGCGTGTTCAAACTGCTCCAAGAGCATCTTGGAGAATTTATATTCCTTTGTGAGGTACTTTATCCATACCTTACTTTCTGCCGTGAAATTGGTGGTAGCTTCCTACCCGCAAGCCCAGAAGTATCAAGTACTTAGCTCTGGTCCTGCCATATGATAAAGCATCTGCTCAGCAATGGTAGCCACTGCTATTATCCAAAAGAATACTGTTAAGACTTCGTACTTACTGAGTGTTATTTGGTGTAAGCATTGTAATGTATAGGTATGTACATCATAAGCATGGCACGGAAGTTCTATCTCATATTATGTTTTCATGATAATTCTTCTTCTCTGTTTCAGAAATGTTTTGATCATAAGCCTAGAATgataagtaaaagaaacaaagataattcTACTTCTTGTTCTCATCCGGTTACAAAGCATGAGTTTGAAGACAATAAGTATGTTGgtagtttctaatttttatagTGACAACACAGAGTCTCTTTTTAGATCTAAATAAAACCGGAGTAGTATCCGCTCAGGCATTCCCCCtctccttttgttgttgttttgaaagATGGTgactatttttaaatggctgataggttttgctgagaatttttaaatgaattatttaattggAATTTAATACAGAAAAGCAATACTGATTTATAGCTTCTCATGACATGGATTTAGGTATTTTATAGCCTAACATATAAttatcccctcccctccccagtaaAACAATTGCAtacagtgatttattttttctgataaagATTTAACATGTATTTTCAGTCTAGAACTTtacattttatatgtgtatgtacatttcttttaaagctaTGGCAGAACAATAGTAAAGTGtcactcccttttcctcttagGTGCCTTGTCCACATTTTGCGAGAGACAACAGTAAAATACTCCAAAATACGTTCTTTTCATGGTCAATGTCAGCTTGATTTATGCCGACATGAGGTTCGATATGGCTGTTTAAGGGAAGACGAGTGCTTTTATGCACACAGTCTTGTAGAATTGAAAGTCTGGATATTGCAAAATGAAACAAGTAGGTTTGTGTGTGATTGAGAAATGTCTCCCCAAGAGCGTCAGGGTTTATGAAGTGGTATTGGAGACCCTTCTCCAACAACTTGGTGTGGCAACACTGTTGATTTTATCCTGAGCTTTAAACCATGTAGTCACTTCATCTTTAGAGTGGCCTGTTTTGAGTGTGGTCTTGTATAAGTAATTGCTGATACAAGTTCATGTATGAAGTACGGAATTGTGAGGAAGAAAGATTCCTCGGAAGACACCAAGagctatatttgtaaatattccaTTTTGAAGGAATAATGTGATGTTCATTCTTGGCAACAGATTATGCCAGGTGGGGTTAGTTAAAGAATCGAGTCTGACTGTGCCTAGATTGGTGGCCCGTTATTGTGTAGAGGACCTAAAAAAAGGCTTCTGCGTTTCCCAGGTATCTCGCATGATGCTATTGCCCAGGAATCTAAACGATATTGgcaaaatttggaagcaaacGTACCTGGAGCTCAGGTATTTTTTCCTGTGTACTTTCTGCATTTGGGATCCTTTCTGGAACGGCCTAATTGATGTTAGTTGTCGGCAGATGCAGTTAAAACTTACATACAGTCCAGTTACTTTCTTAAAGTTTATTgagttgattaatttttttaaaatttagttatttatttatttatctttggctgcattgggtcttcgttgctgcgcgcgggctttctcaagttgcggcgagcggggggctactcttcgttgcagtacacgggcttctcatcgcagtggcttctcttgttgcagagcatgggctgtaggcgcacgggctcagtagttgtggcatgtgggctcagtagttgtgactcgcgggctctagagcacaggctcagtagttgtggtgcatgggcttagttgctccgtggcatgtgggatcttcctggaccagggctcgaacctgtgtcccctgcattggcagtcggattcttaaccactgtgccatcagggaagccccagttgagTAATtcttaatgtgaaaaaaaaattctgaattttagttgatcatataaaagaaaaaaaggcatccCATAATACCCACCAAGCATGTAGGATAGGGAATTCcccggaggtccagtggttaggactctgtgcttccactgcagggggcacggtttcgatccctggttggggaactaagatcctgcaggccgaGTGGCATGGCCAATAAAAGACCGTAGGATACAGTTTTCTTATTCAGCTTAATTGGCGAAACAGTTGGGGTCTCTCGCTGTGGGGATCCTTGGAATAAGGAAGGTGGATTGTGTTTGTAGTTTTGCTTATCGCCCAGCCAAACTGCTTTACCCAActaccctccttcccctccctgccaaAAATCCTAGTCATTAACTCCAAAGCTGACTTTCATAAATTGAGGTTTGGCATCTGTAATCTGCTTTTATCATATTCTCTTGCATTTGGGTGGAGAACTGGAGATTTTAGGTATCagatcatatatatatagtggtCAAATCATCAAACCAGACAAAAACGGAAATTGTAtgctattatgaaaaaaaatgcatgGTGATTGTGTTCTTAGAAAACTGGTTTTCTGTTAAATTAAAACTgatcttttaattatttaaggTACTTGGCAATCAAATAATGCCTGGATCCCTTAACATGAAGATAAAATTTGTATGTGCTCAGTGTCTGAGAAATGGTCAAGTCATTGAAccagacaaaaacagaaaatattgtaGTGCAAAAGCAAGGCATTC
This region of Phocoena phocoena chromosome 15, mPhoPho1.1, whole genome shotgun sequence genomic DNA includes:
- the ZC3H7A gene encoding zinc finger CCCH domain-containing protein 7A, with the translated sequence MSSVSEERRKRQQDIKEGLQFIQSPLSYPGTQEQYAVYLRALVRNLFNEGNDVYRERDWNNSMSQYSEALSIADYAKSEEILIPKEIIEKLYINRIACYSNMGFHDKVLEDCDTVLSLNASNCKALYRKSKALSDLGRYKEAYDAVAKCSLAVPQDEHVIKLTQELAQKLGFKIRKAYVRTELSLKTVPGDGATKALNCSVEDIEPDLLAPRQEAVPVVSIPASSFSHQVGNELASVPIMPLTSVLPLQVEESSLPSTVLANGGKIPFSMPEAFLDDGDMVLGDEIDDLLDSAPETNETVMPSALVRGPLPTASVAPSIPFSASLLGALPIGARYAPAPSFSELYPPLTSSLEDFCSSLNSFSMSESKRDLSTSTSREGTPLNNSNSSLLLMNGPGSLFASESFLGMSSHPRNDFGNFFGSAVTKPPSSVTPRHPLEGTHELRQACQICFVKSGPKLMDFTYHANIDHKCKKDILIGRIKNVEDKSWKKIRPRPTKTNYEGPYYICKDVAAEEECRYLGHCTFAYCQEEIDVWTLERKGAFSREAFFGGNGKINLSVFKLLQEHLGEFIFLCEKCFDHKPRMISKRNKDNSTSCSHPVTKHEFEDNKCLVHILRETTVKYSKIRSFHGQCQLDLCRHEVRYGCLREDECFYAHSLVELKVWILQNETSISHDAIAQESKRYWQNLEANVPGAQVLGNQIMPGSLNMKIKFVCAQCLRNGQVIEPDKNRKYCSAKARHSWTKDRRAMRVMSIERKKWMNIRPLPTKKQMPLQFDLCNHIASGKKCQYVGNCSFAHSPEEREVWTYMKENGIQDMEQFYELWLKSQKNEKSDDVASQSNKENGKQIHMPTDYAEVTVDFHCWMCGKNCNSEKQWQGHISSEKHKEKVFHTEDDQYCWQHRFPTGYFSICDRYMNGTCTEGSSCKFAHGNAELHEWEERRDALKMKLNKARKDHLIAPNDNDFGKYSFLFKDLN